One Amphiprion ocellaris isolate individual 3 ecotype Okinawa chromosome 5, ASM2253959v1, whole genome shotgun sequence genomic region harbors:
- the LOC111563302 gene encoding histone deacetylase 7-like isoform X3 yields the protein MSAPKTVDVIISNQSSLPASGNQPMDLRVTHRLLHPGPDTAMLAPRPPFFLGPLTSQHCPQFPQQHLQYNIEQRPREMEEEEREELQQLIRKSKNEQSAIASPLVRQKLREHIIMKSQPTHDRVTPNHSSPTYGPPVPDMPPNPQPTPCDQRKDIPLRRTVSEPTLKWKLKKLITTRPNPLQRKISAPPAVKHRTETLDSSPRSSSNPASGCSSPNDSLHSDNGSLPSAHEADLRVARPLAVSALHQVYMPLEGSSPALAQRLQPVLILEPHTGLVRPQLVSLHGLSSVPLQQPHLSSPSRRDGLVTLSSHKPLERTRSEPPPYSHSPLPLHTSHHLHPQHQLHSQHQLPQQYYKSGLERFKQNSHLSKLTSKSIEKPRLTQIPSEDMDLEEIGSGSGSGTGSVCGSEPGSMCEDGNCRRQSTASTDSVYDTESTTSSRESLIEPSHPFSQRQVTLRPGLQLDPLSVPTLIWPHQPLVRTQSSPASTSLPPTSNPPTSIASLSLSSPAADIQLRFTTGLVYDAQMQKHQCICGDNSRHPEHAGRVQSIWSRLHERGLRSQCERIRSRKATIEELQSVHSEKHVLLFGTNPLNRLKLDNPKLAGILSQQIIVMLPCGGVGVDDDTIWNEHHTSTASRIAAGCVTDLALKVAQGELKNGFAVVRPPGHHANHSSPLGFCFFNSVAIAAKQLQHKLNVSKILVVDWDVHHGNGTQEAFYNDPSVLYISLHRYDDGNFFPGSGHPNEVGAGAGKGFNVNVGWTGGLNPPMGDAEYLAAFRAVVMPIAHEFSPDVVLVSAGFDAVEGHSSPLGGYKVTAKCFGFLTRQLMSLAGGRVVLALEGGHDLKAICDASEACVSALLGMEVEPLSQSVLDQKPCENAVRSLQRVIQVQGEYWQSVKDSAATLDLSYLQAQRRRLRRDSDSEAVSAIASLSMGTLTSDRKHPEKLMEKGDSL from the exons ATGTCAGCACCCAAAACTG tggatgtgatcatcagcaaccAGTCTTCATTACCCGCTAGTGGGAACCAGCCAATGGACTTAAGAGTGACCCACAGGTTGTTACATCCAGGCCCAGATACGGCCATGCTGGCCCCCCGTCCTCCCTTCTTCCTGGGACCCCTCACCAGTCAGCATTGCCCGCAGTTTCCCCAGCAGCACTTACAG tATAACATTGAACAACGACCTCGAGaaatggaggaagaggaaagagaagagCTGCAACAGCTGATACGAAAGAGTAAAAATGAGCAGA GTGCTATAGCCAGTCCTTTGGTGAGGCAGAAGCTTCGAGAACATATAATTATGAAAAGCCAACCTACCCATGATAGGGTCACTCCCAATCACAGCAGTCCAACATATGG GCCACCGGTCCCTGACATGCCCCCAAATCCTCAGCCTACACCCTGTGACCAGCGTAAGGACATCCCCCTGCGAAGAACAG TCTCTGAGCCCACACTGAAGTGGAAGTTAAAGAAACTCATCACCACAAGGCCAAACCCACTGCAGCGTAAGATCAGTGCCCCTCCTGCTGTCAAGCACAGGACAGAAACTCTGG ACTCCTCCCCAAGAAGCAGCAGCAATCCAGCTTCTGGCTGCAGCTCCCCAAATGACAGCCTCCATTCAGATAATGGATCCCTCCCATCGGCTCATGAG GCTGACTTACGAGTAGCCAGGCCATTGGCAGTGTCTGCTCTGCATCAGGTCTACATGCCTCTGGAAGGAAGCAGTCCAGCCCTAGCTCAGCGCCTGCAACCTGTGCTCATACTGGAACCACATACAGGGCTGGTGCGCCCCCAGCTTGTCTCAC ttcATGGTTTGAGTTCTGTTCCTCTGCAGCAGCCTCACCTGTCCTCCCCCTCTAGAAGAGATGGCTTAGTCACTTTGTCCTCCCACAAACCTTTGGAGCGAACACGCTCGGAGCCACCACCCTACAGCCACTCACCCCTACCTCTGCATACCAGCCATCACCTGCACCCCCAGCATCAGCTGCACTCCCAGCATCAGCTCCCCCAGCAATACTACAAGAGCGGGCTGGAAAGGTTCAAGCAGAATTCACATCTGAGCAAG CTGACAAGCAAGTCCATTGAGAAACCTCGCCTGACACAGATTCCATCGGAGGACATGGACCTGGAGGAGATTGGATCAGGATCAGGTTCAGGGACGGGATCTGTGTGTGGCTCAGAACCAGGCTCAATGTGTGAGGATGGCAACTGTAGGAGACAGAGCACTGCCAGCACAGATTCAGTTTACGACACAGAGTCCACTACCTCCTCCCGGGAGAGCTTGATCGAACCTTCACATCCTTTCAGTCAG AGGCAGGTGACCCTTAGACCAGGTCTCCAGCTGGATCCCCTGAGTGTGCCTACCCTAATTTGGCCCCACCAGCCTCTGGTTCGGACCCAGTCCTCCCCAGCTTCCACCTCCCTGCCACCTACTTCAAATCCACCCACCTCCATAGCTTCCCTGTCACTGTCCAGCCCTGCTGCAGACATCCAGCTACGCTTCACCACAG gtCTAGTTTATGATGCTCAGATGCAGAAGCACCAGTGTATCTGTGGGGACAACAGTCGCCACCCTGAGCACGCAGGGAGAGTCCAGAGCATTTGGTCCAGACTGCATGAAAGAGGCTTAAGGAGCCAGTGTGAG cgCATCCGTAGTAGAAAGGCCACCATAGAAGAGCTGCAGTCTGTCCATTCGGAAAAACATGTGCTATTGTTTGGAACCAACCCACTCAACCGCCTAAAACTGGACAACCCCAAACTTGCTG GAATTCTATCTCAACAGATTATTGTGATGCTACCATGTGGAGGGGTTGGG GTAGATGATGATACAATCTGGAATGAACATCACACATCAACAGCTTCCCGTATTGCTGCAGGATGTGTCACAGACCTGGCCCTGAAGGTGGCACAAGGAGAGCTGAAG AATGGCTTTGCAGTGGTGAGGCCCCCTGGACACCATGCAAACCATTCCTCCCCCCT GGGCTTCTGTTTCTTCAACTCTGTGGCCATCGCTGCCAAGCAGCTCCAACACAAACTCAACGTCAGCAAGATCCTCGTAGTGGACTGG GACGTGCACCATGGCAATGGCACCCAGGAGGCCTTTTATAATGATCCCAGTGTGCTGTACATCTCTCTACATCGCTATGACGACGGCAACTTCTTTCCTGGTAGTGGACATCCGAATGAG GTGGGTGCAGGTGCAGGCAAGGGCTTCAATGTGAATGTAGGATGGACAGGAGGTTTGAACCCTCCAATGGGTGATGCAGAATACCTGGCTGCATTCAG AGCTGTGGTGATGCCTATCGCTCATGAGTTCTCCCCTGATGTGGTGCTCGTGTCAGCTGGCTTTGATGCCGTAGAAGGACATTCGTCACCGCTGGGAGGCTACAAGGTCACAGCCAAGT GTTTTGGCTTCTTGACCCGTCAGCTGATGTCACTAGCAGGGGGTCGTGTGGTTCTGGCTCTGGAGGGGGGACACGACCTCAAAGCCATCTGTGATGCCTCTGAAGCCTGTGTCAGCGCCTTGCTGGGGATGGAG GTGGAGCCTCTGTCCCAGTCAGTGTTAGACCAGAAGCCTTGTGAGAATGCAGTGCGTTCTCTGCAGAGAGTCATCCAGGTTCAAG GTGAGTACTGGCAGAGTGTGAAGGATTCGGCCGCCACGTTGGATCTGTCCTACCTGCAGGCGCAGAGACGAAGACTGAGGCGAGACTCAGACAGCGAGGCCGTCAGCGCCATCGCCTCCCTGTCGATGGGAACCCTCACGTCTGACAG GAAACATCCTGAAAAACTCATGGAGAAAGGCGATTCTCTCTGA
- the LOC111563302 gene encoding histone deacetylase 7-like isoform X1 — protein sequence MSAPKTVDVIISNQSSLPASGNQPMDLRVTHRLLHPGPDTAMLAPRPPFFLGPLTSQHCPQFPQQHLQYNIEQRPREMEEEEREELQQLIRKSKNEQSAIASPLVRQKLREHIIMKSQPTHDRVTPNHSSPTYGPPVPDMPPNPQPTPCDQRKDIPLRRTVSEPTLKWKLKKLITTRPNPLQRKISAPPAVKHRTETLDSSPRSSSNPASGCSSPNDSLHSDNGSLPSAHESQRLLLKDGNLAHFTLPPKPTAMPNITAGLPAQADLRVARPLAVSALHQVYMPLEGSSPALAQRLQPVLILEPHTGLVRPQLVSLHGLSSVPLQQPHLSSPSRRDGLVTLSSHKPLERTRSEPPPYSHSPLPLHTSHHLHPQHQLHSQHQLPQQYYKSGLERFKQNSHLSKLTSKSIEKPRLTQIPSEDMDLEEIGSGSGSGTGSVCGSEPGSMCEDGNCRRQSTASTDSVYDTESTTSSRESLIEPSHPFSQRQVTLRPGLQLDPLSVPTLIWPHQPLVRTQSSPASTSLPPTSNPPTSIASLSLSSPAADIQLRFTTGLVYDAQMQKHQCICGDNSRHPEHAGRVQSIWSRLHERGLRSQCERIRSRKATIEELQSVHSEKHVLLFGTNPLNRLKLDNPKLAGILSQQIIVMLPCGGVGVDDDTIWNEHHTSTASRIAAGCVTDLALKVAQGELKNGFAVVRPPGHHANHSSPLGFCFFNSVAIAAKQLQHKLNVSKILVVDWDVHHGNGTQEAFYNDPSVLYISLHRYDDGNFFPGSGHPNEVGAGAGKGFNVNVGWTGGLNPPMGDAEYLAAFRAVVMPIAHEFSPDVVLVSAGFDAVEGHSSPLGGYKVTAKCFGFLTRQLMSLAGGRVVLALEGGHDLKAICDASEACVSALLGMEVEPLSQSVLDQKPCENAVRSLQRVIQVQGEYWQSVKDSAATLDLSYLQAQRRRLRRDSDSEAVSAIASLSMGTLTSDRKHPEKLMEKGDSL from the exons ATGTCAGCACCCAAAACTG tggatgtgatcatcagcaaccAGTCTTCATTACCCGCTAGTGGGAACCAGCCAATGGACTTAAGAGTGACCCACAGGTTGTTACATCCAGGCCCAGATACGGCCATGCTGGCCCCCCGTCCTCCCTTCTTCCTGGGACCCCTCACCAGTCAGCATTGCCCGCAGTTTCCCCAGCAGCACTTACAG tATAACATTGAACAACGACCTCGAGaaatggaggaagaggaaagagaagagCTGCAACAGCTGATACGAAAGAGTAAAAATGAGCAGA GTGCTATAGCCAGTCCTTTGGTGAGGCAGAAGCTTCGAGAACATATAATTATGAAAAGCCAACCTACCCATGATAGGGTCACTCCCAATCACAGCAGTCCAACATATGG GCCACCGGTCCCTGACATGCCCCCAAATCCTCAGCCTACACCCTGTGACCAGCGTAAGGACATCCCCCTGCGAAGAACAG TCTCTGAGCCCACACTGAAGTGGAAGTTAAAGAAACTCATCACCACAAGGCCAAACCCACTGCAGCGTAAGATCAGTGCCCCTCCTGCTGTCAAGCACAGGACAGAAACTCTGG ACTCCTCCCCAAGAAGCAGCAGCAATCCAGCTTCTGGCTGCAGCTCCCCAAATGACAGCCTCCATTCAGATAATGGATCCCTCCCATCGGCTCATGAG TCACAGAGGTTGCTACTGAAGGATGGTAATTTAGCACATTTCACCTTGCCCCCCAAACCCACTGCGATGCCTAACATCACTGCTGGACTTCCTGCCCAG GCTGACTTACGAGTAGCCAGGCCATTGGCAGTGTCTGCTCTGCATCAGGTCTACATGCCTCTGGAAGGAAGCAGTCCAGCCCTAGCTCAGCGCCTGCAACCTGTGCTCATACTGGAACCACATACAGGGCTGGTGCGCCCCCAGCTTGTCTCAC ttcATGGTTTGAGTTCTGTTCCTCTGCAGCAGCCTCACCTGTCCTCCCCCTCTAGAAGAGATGGCTTAGTCACTTTGTCCTCCCACAAACCTTTGGAGCGAACACGCTCGGAGCCACCACCCTACAGCCACTCACCCCTACCTCTGCATACCAGCCATCACCTGCACCCCCAGCATCAGCTGCACTCCCAGCATCAGCTCCCCCAGCAATACTACAAGAGCGGGCTGGAAAGGTTCAAGCAGAATTCACATCTGAGCAAG CTGACAAGCAAGTCCATTGAGAAACCTCGCCTGACACAGATTCCATCGGAGGACATGGACCTGGAGGAGATTGGATCAGGATCAGGTTCAGGGACGGGATCTGTGTGTGGCTCAGAACCAGGCTCAATGTGTGAGGATGGCAACTGTAGGAGACAGAGCACTGCCAGCACAGATTCAGTTTACGACACAGAGTCCACTACCTCCTCCCGGGAGAGCTTGATCGAACCTTCACATCCTTTCAGTCAG AGGCAGGTGACCCTTAGACCAGGTCTCCAGCTGGATCCCCTGAGTGTGCCTACCCTAATTTGGCCCCACCAGCCTCTGGTTCGGACCCAGTCCTCCCCAGCTTCCACCTCCCTGCCACCTACTTCAAATCCACCCACCTCCATAGCTTCCCTGTCACTGTCCAGCCCTGCTGCAGACATCCAGCTACGCTTCACCACAG gtCTAGTTTATGATGCTCAGATGCAGAAGCACCAGTGTATCTGTGGGGACAACAGTCGCCACCCTGAGCACGCAGGGAGAGTCCAGAGCATTTGGTCCAGACTGCATGAAAGAGGCTTAAGGAGCCAGTGTGAG cgCATCCGTAGTAGAAAGGCCACCATAGAAGAGCTGCAGTCTGTCCATTCGGAAAAACATGTGCTATTGTTTGGAACCAACCCACTCAACCGCCTAAAACTGGACAACCCCAAACTTGCTG GAATTCTATCTCAACAGATTATTGTGATGCTACCATGTGGAGGGGTTGGG GTAGATGATGATACAATCTGGAATGAACATCACACATCAACAGCTTCCCGTATTGCTGCAGGATGTGTCACAGACCTGGCCCTGAAGGTGGCACAAGGAGAGCTGAAG AATGGCTTTGCAGTGGTGAGGCCCCCTGGACACCATGCAAACCATTCCTCCCCCCT GGGCTTCTGTTTCTTCAACTCTGTGGCCATCGCTGCCAAGCAGCTCCAACACAAACTCAACGTCAGCAAGATCCTCGTAGTGGACTGG GACGTGCACCATGGCAATGGCACCCAGGAGGCCTTTTATAATGATCCCAGTGTGCTGTACATCTCTCTACATCGCTATGACGACGGCAACTTCTTTCCTGGTAGTGGACATCCGAATGAG GTGGGTGCAGGTGCAGGCAAGGGCTTCAATGTGAATGTAGGATGGACAGGAGGTTTGAACCCTCCAATGGGTGATGCAGAATACCTGGCTGCATTCAG AGCTGTGGTGATGCCTATCGCTCATGAGTTCTCCCCTGATGTGGTGCTCGTGTCAGCTGGCTTTGATGCCGTAGAAGGACATTCGTCACCGCTGGGAGGCTACAAGGTCACAGCCAAGT GTTTTGGCTTCTTGACCCGTCAGCTGATGTCACTAGCAGGGGGTCGTGTGGTTCTGGCTCTGGAGGGGGGACACGACCTCAAAGCCATCTGTGATGCCTCTGAAGCCTGTGTCAGCGCCTTGCTGGGGATGGAG GTGGAGCCTCTGTCCCAGTCAGTGTTAGACCAGAAGCCTTGTGAGAATGCAGTGCGTTCTCTGCAGAGAGTCATCCAGGTTCAAG GTGAGTACTGGCAGAGTGTGAAGGATTCGGCCGCCACGTTGGATCTGTCCTACCTGCAGGCGCAGAGACGAAGACTGAGGCGAGACTCAGACAGCGAGGCCGTCAGCGCCATCGCCTCCCTGTCGATGGGAACCCTCACGTCTGACAG GAAACATCCTGAAAAACTCATGGAGAAAGGCGATTCTCTCTGA
- the LOC111563302 gene encoding histone deacetylase 7-like isoform X2, protein MDLRVTHRLLHPGPDTAMLAPRPPFFLGPLTSQHCPQFPQQHLQYNIEQRPREMEEEEREELQQLIRKSKNEQSAIASPLVRQKLREHIIMKSQPTHDRVTPNHSSPTYGPPVPDMPPNPQPTPCDQRKDIPLRRTVSEPTLKWKLKKLITTRPNPLQRKISAPPAVKHRTETLDSSPRSSSNPASGCSSPNDSLHSDNGSLPSAHESQRLLLKDGNLAHFTLPPKPTAMPNITAGLPAQADLRVARPLAVSALHQVYMPLEGSSPALAQRLQPVLILEPHTGLVRPQLVSLHGLSSVPLQQPHLSSPSRRDGLVTLSSHKPLERTRSEPPPYSHSPLPLHTSHHLHPQHQLHSQHQLPQQYYKSGLERFKQNSHLSKLTSKSIEKPRLTQIPSEDMDLEEIGSGSGSGTGSVCGSEPGSMCEDGNCRRQSTASTDSVYDTESTTSSRESLIEPSHPFSQRQVTLRPGLQLDPLSVPTLIWPHQPLVRTQSSPASTSLPPTSNPPTSIASLSLSSPAADIQLRFTTGLVYDAQMQKHQCICGDNSRHPEHAGRVQSIWSRLHERGLRSQCERIRSRKATIEELQSVHSEKHVLLFGTNPLNRLKLDNPKLAGILSQQIIVMLPCGGVGVDDDTIWNEHHTSTASRIAAGCVTDLALKVAQGELKNGFAVVRPPGHHANHSSPLGFCFFNSVAIAAKQLQHKLNVSKILVVDWDVHHGNGTQEAFYNDPSVLYISLHRYDDGNFFPGSGHPNEVGAGAGKGFNVNVGWTGGLNPPMGDAEYLAAFRAVVMPIAHEFSPDVVLVSAGFDAVEGHSSPLGGYKVTAKCFGFLTRQLMSLAGGRVVLALEGGHDLKAICDASEACVSALLGMEVEPLSQSVLDQKPCENAVRSLQRVIQVQGEYWQSVKDSAATLDLSYLQAQRRRLRRDSDSEAVSAIASLSMGTLTSDRKHPEKLMEKGDSL, encoded by the exons ATGGACTTAAGAGTGACCCACAGGTTGTTACATCCAGGCCCAGATACGGCCATGCTGGCCCCCCGTCCTCCCTTCTTCCTGGGACCCCTCACCAGTCAGCATTGCCCGCAGTTTCCCCAGCAGCACTTACAG tATAACATTGAACAACGACCTCGAGaaatggaggaagaggaaagagaagagCTGCAACAGCTGATACGAAAGAGTAAAAATGAGCAGA GTGCTATAGCCAGTCCTTTGGTGAGGCAGAAGCTTCGAGAACATATAATTATGAAAAGCCAACCTACCCATGATAGGGTCACTCCCAATCACAGCAGTCCAACATATGG GCCACCGGTCCCTGACATGCCCCCAAATCCTCAGCCTACACCCTGTGACCAGCGTAAGGACATCCCCCTGCGAAGAACAG TCTCTGAGCCCACACTGAAGTGGAAGTTAAAGAAACTCATCACCACAAGGCCAAACCCACTGCAGCGTAAGATCAGTGCCCCTCCTGCTGTCAAGCACAGGACAGAAACTCTGG ACTCCTCCCCAAGAAGCAGCAGCAATCCAGCTTCTGGCTGCAGCTCCCCAAATGACAGCCTCCATTCAGATAATGGATCCCTCCCATCGGCTCATGAG TCACAGAGGTTGCTACTGAAGGATGGTAATTTAGCACATTTCACCTTGCCCCCCAAACCCACTGCGATGCCTAACATCACTGCTGGACTTCCTGCCCAG GCTGACTTACGAGTAGCCAGGCCATTGGCAGTGTCTGCTCTGCATCAGGTCTACATGCCTCTGGAAGGAAGCAGTCCAGCCCTAGCTCAGCGCCTGCAACCTGTGCTCATACTGGAACCACATACAGGGCTGGTGCGCCCCCAGCTTGTCTCAC ttcATGGTTTGAGTTCTGTTCCTCTGCAGCAGCCTCACCTGTCCTCCCCCTCTAGAAGAGATGGCTTAGTCACTTTGTCCTCCCACAAACCTTTGGAGCGAACACGCTCGGAGCCACCACCCTACAGCCACTCACCCCTACCTCTGCATACCAGCCATCACCTGCACCCCCAGCATCAGCTGCACTCCCAGCATCAGCTCCCCCAGCAATACTACAAGAGCGGGCTGGAAAGGTTCAAGCAGAATTCACATCTGAGCAAG CTGACAAGCAAGTCCATTGAGAAACCTCGCCTGACACAGATTCCATCGGAGGACATGGACCTGGAGGAGATTGGATCAGGATCAGGTTCAGGGACGGGATCTGTGTGTGGCTCAGAACCAGGCTCAATGTGTGAGGATGGCAACTGTAGGAGACAGAGCACTGCCAGCACAGATTCAGTTTACGACACAGAGTCCACTACCTCCTCCCGGGAGAGCTTGATCGAACCTTCACATCCTTTCAGTCAG AGGCAGGTGACCCTTAGACCAGGTCTCCAGCTGGATCCCCTGAGTGTGCCTACCCTAATTTGGCCCCACCAGCCTCTGGTTCGGACCCAGTCCTCCCCAGCTTCCACCTCCCTGCCACCTACTTCAAATCCACCCACCTCCATAGCTTCCCTGTCACTGTCCAGCCCTGCTGCAGACATCCAGCTACGCTTCACCACAG gtCTAGTTTATGATGCTCAGATGCAGAAGCACCAGTGTATCTGTGGGGACAACAGTCGCCACCCTGAGCACGCAGGGAGAGTCCAGAGCATTTGGTCCAGACTGCATGAAAGAGGCTTAAGGAGCCAGTGTGAG cgCATCCGTAGTAGAAAGGCCACCATAGAAGAGCTGCAGTCTGTCCATTCGGAAAAACATGTGCTATTGTTTGGAACCAACCCACTCAACCGCCTAAAACTGGACAACCCCAAACTTGCTG GAATTCTATCTCAACAGATTATTGTGATGCTACCATGTGGAGGGGTTGGG GTAGATGATGATACAATCTGGAATGAACATCACACATCAACAGCTTCCCGTATTGCTGCAGGATGTGTCACAGACCTGGCCCTGAAGGTGGCACAAGGAGAGCTGAAG AATGGCTTTGCAGTGGTGAGGCCCCCTGGACACCATGCAAACCATTCCTCCCCCCT GGGCTTCTGTTTCTTCAACTCTGTGGCCATCGCTGCCAAGCAGCTCCAACACAAACTCAACGTCAGCAAGATCCTCGTAGTGGACTGG GACGTGCACCATGGCAATGGCACCCAGGAGGCCTTTTATAATGATCCCAGTGTGCTGTACATCTCTCTACATCGCTATGACGACGGCAACTTCTTTCCTGGTAGTGGACATCCGAATGAG GTGGGTGCAGGTGCAGGCAAGGGCTTCAATGTGAATGTAGGATGGACAGGAGGTTTGAACCCTCCAATGGGTGATGCAGAATACCTGGCTGCATTCAG AGCTGTGGTGATGCCTATCGCTCATGAGTTCTCCCCTGATGTGGTGCTCGTGTCAGCTGGCTTTGATGCCGTAGAAGGACATTCGTCACCGCTGGGAGGCTACAAGGTCACAGCCAAGT GTTTTGGCTTCTTGACCCGTCAGCTGATGTCACTAGCAGGGGGTCGTGTGGTTCTGGCTCTGGAGGGGGGACACGACCTCAAAGCCATCTGTGATGCCTCTGAAGCCTGTGTCAGCGCCTTGCTGGGGATGGAG GTGGAGCCTCTGTCCCAGTCAGTGTTAGACCAGAAGCCTTGTGAGAATGCAGTGCGTTCTCTGCAGAGAGTCATCCAGGTTCAAG GTGAGTACTGGCAGAGTGTGAAGGATTCGGCCGCCACGTTGGATCTGTCCTACCTGCAGGCGCAGAGACGAAGACTGAGGCGAGACTCAGACAGCGAGGCCGTCAGCGCCATCGCCTCCCTGTCGATGGGAACCCTCACGTCTGACAG GAAACATCCTGAAAAACTCATGGAGAAAGGCGATTCTCTCTGA